In Plasmodium cynomolgi strain B DNA, chromosome 6, whole genome shotgun sequence, the sequence atttatttagaaaatttgaattatttGACAAAGAATCGAGTTGATAGACAGGGTACTTACTTGACTGGACAATCGAGCATGCAGAATGAGGAGCTCCTGCTTGAGTTCGAAAATCAGAACTGTGAGACGGAGTGCGCTCAACTGAATGGGAGATGTGACGAGGGGGACGTGGACTCGTCGGGGGGGCGCCAAGTGCGCGttaaggaggaggagcactCCGGGGGGGAGGACCCAACAGGGGGTAGAGGCCCAACAGGGGGTAGAAGCCCAACAGGGGGTGGTGACCCAATAGGGGATGGTAACCCAGTAGGGGGTGGTAACCCCACAGCAGGTGATAACCCTACCGTGGAAGAGACATCCCATGACTGGCAGCGCAATGACCCCACTGACGCAGCCAGCGAGTCCTCTTTAAAAAGCACCTCGCGGAGAGCAGCCCAACGTGAAGGGAACTCGCACCATCCCACCTCCGACGGGAAAAAGACCACCGCGTATTCAAAGGAAGGTACTAAAAGCAACCCGCGAGATGCGCCCAGGGGTGGTCTCCacttggaggaaaaaacgcaCAGTGGGGGCAGAAGCCCCGTCGAGCGAAAAGGGGTTAAGCGGGAAGTACCAACAGATGATGAGCAGAAAGGGGAAGCCCCAAACGAGGCAGACCGTGTAGCACGTAATGTAGCAGACCACGAGGCACACCCGATTGCTCTCACGAATGCTCTCACGAATGCTCTCACGAATGCTCACCCGAATGCTCACCCGAATGCTCTCCCGATTGATCACCCGTGTGGGGAGCCGGCCAGCCCATCCCTGAAGCGCGAAGCTGACCTGGCCTTGCACAACGGAGACGTCCTACCTACCTCCCAgacgtacaaaaaaaaaaacagcaaccAACACATGCCCATCGCAAACACAGACGATGAAGCAAAGAGCCAAGTGTGTAGACCCTTACAGATATACACAGAGGAGGAGTTAGAAAAACTTcttaaagaaattattagCGATAGGGAACAGTGCATAGCTCTactgaaagaaaaaatatgcattaataatCAGATCTCTTACCTCATAAAAACCGATTTCGATCGTGTAAAAAGTCAGCATGACAAGCTGTTCGTCGAAATGGAGATGAATGGTGAGTCGCCTCCTTACATGCACAACACGGGTAGGAACAGGAACGCCCAGTCCGAGTGGGACCACCAGGACAACGTCCATGAGAGGAGTGGCTTCCCACATGATCAGCTCGTCAACCATGTGCACGGAAACGATATCCTTGGTAGCGCTCCCCATGGTACCGCCGCACATGGTACCGCTGCCCATGGTACGGCTGCCCATGCAAGGCCCAACCACAACAGGAGCACCCACCAGCTTGACCCATACGACATGGAGAAGACCAAAGACGATGACGGAGATAGCTCCTCCATCAAAGCCTTTGGTAGAAAGCATTCCCAAAAGTACGACGAGGATTACAACCCCTACACTGtggggaagaataaaaaatcgaAGAAATCGAAGAAGAGCCGAGCGGGCGAGAACGCCAACGCCACCGCTAACACCAACACCAGCGCCGCCGCTAACACCACCGCTAACGCCAACACCAACGCAACCGCTAAACTGAAGGCCGCGCCCGACAAGGGAGCCTCGGACGTGGGCGGCGATGTGAGTGAAAGCGCGATGCAGAGTGTGGACCAAAGAGTGGACCAACGTGGGGGCCAAAATGCCTCCCCAAGCGGAAGCAACCAAATGCGAATTCGCCTCCTTTCGGTGAAGAACCCCTCGCAGGAGGAGGCCCACCTGGCTGCGCAAACCGACCAGGCTGACGGTGTTCCCCCGGAGGACGTGGGACCCGCAGGGGTGGAGGAGGCCACACACTTATCCACCTCGGAAGTCAAGGCAGACGTGGCCAAATCGACCAGCCATGAAGCAACAAAAATTGAGAATGAAGATCATGTCGAAGAGGGTGCCACCCCCCATGGGGAACAAACCAATGGGAATGACGACTCCAATGGGAGCAGCGACAACCattagaaagaaaaagaaaaagaaaaaaaaagaagaaaaaaagtgatctTTATTACGAATCGGACGCAACGGTTGGGAGGACCCTTCTGTgtgatatgttttttttttttccattcacaagggaaacacacacaaaaaaggccATACTTCCCATGTGCGAGTGGAAAAGCGATTAACCCTGATCAGTTCGTTTACTTACCCTTTTAGCTCCTCGTCGAAACGGACATGCGATGTATTTCTTCCCAGTTTGAGTGAATAGAACGGATTGGTTATTTCTCCCCACAGGGTATCATCATGCATGTGTGAACAAGAAAGGGTAAGGTTTCCAAACCAAGGTTAAGGcatgaagttttttttttaaggtttACCCATCGATCGAATTGGCCACAGACCATTCAGTACGTCTTCACCAGGACGAATGTGCGTGACAGAAAGGGAGAGAGAAGaggttcctttttccttttcgcaaaGTGCATGGTCGTGTGCATAAGCTGCTGTCTCCTCACTCTGTGCAGGCAACgttgtaaagaaaaaaattggacagATCATTCAGGGGATCCCTCCCCATCGTGCGCAGGGGGGGCGGATAAAACACACACGAGTTGCATGGGAATGGAAGAAGCTTTTTAGTAAGTAGaatttggtaaaaaaaaaaaaaaaaatatcatatcATCAGATCAGGTCACATCATAACACATAATATCATATCAGATCAGGTCAGGTCATATCATGGGAGGTGCCATTGGAAGGAAGCAATTGTGCGTGTTCCCCCTGAGCGCACGCAGAAGAACCAACGTATGAGCCCGTACACGGTACTCCCACGCCACAGGGTGGAGAAACGCAGCTGTCTAGCATGTGCCGCGACTCAAGGCATAttcctttccccatttgttcctttttttttttttttttctgtggcTTCCATCCTGCAGAGCGATCTACATGCACCAATtagcttccccccttttttgctgcgAAGTGTATAGCCGATGAGGATGTCCCCCACTGTGCGTAGTTTTGCATATGTATTGATGCACACaaacatatgtgtgtgttttttttttttttttttttccccgcggAGTGACACAACAAAGGGACAATCGACACGATACATTTCCACTCTTGCGGGTGAATCACACCCGGATGGGAACCCCCCAAATGATCGCAACGACTTTGAGTAATCAGCTCGTCTGACGCGCCGCGCTACTCTGTAGGCGGAAGAGTTGACGACCCTCACCACCCCGCTTCTCTTCATGCATGCCTATTTTACCAACACAACATCCATTTTTGGCAAACTGTTTGTGTGACCCTCCCATTTCTCTATGAACATGCAGAGGTTTCACCTCGCCATCATCACGTGTGGGTGAAAGGGAACACACACATATCCCCTCCATTGCTACGCAACAATTTTTAAGGGGACTTCTCCCTTGTTCGGGCCACTtaattccccatttggggctATCCCTTCACGCAGGGGAACTCCACAAGGTGCCAAACCAACGAGTGACGGCAGCACATAAAGGAGTTCCCCCACGCAAAGCAGCATCCTGTACATccaaaaggataaaagaagaccccctctcccccccaaagATGGCACCCCTGAAGACGGCCCACCCGAAGACGGCACATCTAAAGACGGCCCACCCGAAGACGGCACATCTAAAGACAACACCCCCTACATTTATGACCCAAAGGAAATACATACAACTAATCAGCTTGGCAAAAAAGTTGGACGCctgcaaaaatgagttaCTGCGTTACcgcaggggggagaagactGCCGCTTGCGCTGCCGCTTGCGCTTCCTCTGCCACTGCCCCTACCGCTGTCGCTGCCGCTTCCTCTGCCACTACCACTACCGTGGGGGGCGGTCACACTGGTCTGCCAATCGCAGGACAAAACAACCCTACCAACATGGAGAGACGCCTCCCGAGGGGAGAACGCAACACGACGGGGAGCAAACGGAACAGCCTCAAATCTGTAGCGAGTGAACCCACACTAGGGACCACAAAACGGAGTGTAACACCTCAAatgggtagaaaaaaaaggcacagtGATCCAACCCCACTTAAGAAAAGCTTCGCCAAGGAGGGAACCGCAACTGCACAGAAAATAAGAGACGATGGGGAGCTACCCACAGGACAGCTAGCCAAAGGAACAACCCCTGGTGAATACaaagcaaagaagaaaaaaaaaaaaattacaaagcaCCACACATGTTTTTCCCCACCTCAAAGGAACACagaaaagtagaaaaaaaaaaaaaaaaatccttgcACActccacaaaaatgaagtcaGCAAAAGGATCACCAGTGTAGCTAGATGCAGCAAAAAGTGGGTTCTACACAAGCAGGAGGAAAACGCCGAGTACACATTTCGGAGCCCCCAGGGTGGGAATGAATTAACCACTTGGGAAGGGGTTCACCACAGTGGAGATAACCAAGTGGTTCCCGTTCAGGTAGAAGCGAAACTGAACCTCATGCCGATTGTACACACAAATCAGGTGATGGAAGGCCCCCCAGTGATTGCGCCCATGCTGAGCAACTCACcaggaaaaaagaagtcaATTCTTTTATCCACACAGAGAGGAAAGCAAGCACTTACCAAACCtagtaaaaatgcaaagacatcgggtgaagaagaagaagaagcccaCCCTGACAGTGCCACTAACAAACGACAGAATGAATCTGCCCCAAAGAAAGGAGCCCCTCTCTCTAAAAGGGGGGTAGATATTTCCAGGAGGAAGTTAAGGAGCCTTTCTAGACGTACAGCCCAATCTGCCAAAAGCATTCGTCCACAACCGAGTCCCTCCAGGGGGTCACTACAAAAAGGGATCTCTCCGAGGGGTCCACGCGGCACCGTTGGCAAGACTGTTGGCCATACTGTTGGCAGGAGTGTTGGCAGCACACACAGCAGAGCTAAGAGGGCTCTTCCATCTCGTCCTTCTCTGCGAGCTTCCCCCCTGCGGAGTGCCAAacggaagaagcaaaacgtAACGAGGAAGACCGCTCCGAAGCGGAACCTCCTCCCCGCTCCCCACACTCAGCAGCGCTGTCACGACCATCAAGAAggagagaagcaaaaggacAACCGGAAAAACGTAAAGGAATTCATAAAGGCGTTGAATAACTCCAGTGTTA encodes:
- a CDS encoding hypothetical protein (putative) — encoded protein: MSDSAQIYMENVLHITGYLHRLLFLMKELDFKEHKINKLIQEKEEIYLENLNYLTKNRVDRQGTYLTGQSSMQNEELLLEFENQNCETECAQLNGRCDEGDVDSSGGRQVRVKEEEHSGGEDPTGGNSHHPTSDGKKTTAYSKEGTKSNPRDAPRGGLHLEEKTHSGGRSPVERKGVKREVPTDDEQKGEAPNEADRVARNVADHEAHPIALTNALTNALTNAHPNAHPNALPIDHPCGEPASPSLKREADLALHNGDVLPTSQTYKKKNSNQHMPIANTDDEAKSQVCRPLQIYTEEELEKLLKEIISDREQCIALLKEKICINNQISYLIKTDFDRVKSQHDKLFVEMEMNGESPPYMHNTGRNRNAQSEWDHQDNVHERSGFPHDQLVNHVHGNDILGSAPHGTAAHGTAAHGTAAHARPNHNRSTHQLDPYDMEKTKDDDGDSSSIKAFGRKHSQKYDEDYNPYTVGKNKKSKKSKKSRAGENANATANTNTSAAANTTANANTNATAKLKAAPDKGASDVGGDVSESAMQSVDQRVDQRGGQNASPSGSNQMRIRLLSVKNPSQEEAHLAAQTDQADGVPPEDVGPAGVEEATHLSTSEVKADVAKSTSHEATKIENEDHVEEGATPHGEQTNGNDDSNGSSDNH
- a CDS encoding hypothetical protein (putative) encodes the protein RCSKKWVLHKQEENAEYTFRSPQGGNELTTWEGVHHSGDNQVVPVQVEAKLNLMPIVHTNQVMEGPPVIAPMLSNSPGKKKSILLSTQRGKQALTKPSKNAKTSGEEEEEAHPDSATNKRQNESAPKKGAPLSKRGVDISRRKLRSLSRRTAQSAKSIRPQPSPSRGSLQKGISPRGPRGTVGKTVGHTVGRSVGSTHSRAKRALPSRPSLRASPLRSAKRKKQNRCHDHQEGEKQKDNRKNVKEFIKALNNS